The Hyphomicrobiales bacterium nucleotide sequence CGGACCGGAAAATGATAGATCGCAATGTCCGCCTGCCGCGATGCCGCTTCGCCGTCATAGATGGCCCAATGGTTCCCCTGACGGACCGTTTTCAACCCCTTCGCGCGGGTCAGGACCTTCGGTGGCAACGCGAAATAGAAATACGGGCAAGGCAGTTCGTCGGTTAGATAGTCTTTCGGCCGCATCACGGGAACCGGCGACGCGACCCTGTAAACAAGCCTTTCCGGCCATGGGGTGCTGTCGTCGTCATCGTAGGCGTAGACCATGTTTCGGCGCCCGCAAACCAAGATGTCTGCGTCGACCGAAGCCAGCCCGCTCTTCAACTGTCCTGTCGGAGAGACCCAGAACTCGTCGGCGTCATTGTGCAATATCCAGTCCGCCCCCAACCTGTCTCGGGCCATCAGCGCCATGCGTGTGACCCACTTGCCCTGCGAGAAGTCGTGTCCCGGCTCGTCGAGGACCGTTGCGACGCCGAGACGCTCAAATTCCGACAAAATCTCCCGGGTTCCGTCCACCGACCCGTTGTCGGTGGCAATCACGTGATCGACGCCGTGCGCGAGGTGGAATTCCATGTTCTGGCGGACGATATCGATCTCGTTGCGCACGAGAAGCGACATGACCAGTTTCAGATTCATTGCCTAACCGACATACCGATCGTCATGCGCGTTGCCCACGATGCGCGCGATCGGCAGGCTAGCACCGGCAGTCGACGGGCGTCCACAATGCCGCCCGCACGGGGCCGGATCGCGGGAACCGCTCTAGGCGTCGGGGTCCGGCTTGGGTGATGGTTCGAGCCGCTCGGAAAGAAGCGTTGGCAAGTCGATATCCGCGTCCTCGCCGTCGCTTGGCCCGGCGAGGATGCTCTCAAG carries:
- a CDS encoding glycosyltransferase family 2 protein, yielding MNLKLVMSLLVRNEIDIVRQNMEFHLAHGVDHVIATDNGSVDGTREILSEFERLGVATVLDEPGHDFSQGKWVTRMALMARDRLGADWILHNDADEFWVSPTGQLKSGLASVDADILVCGRRNMVYAYDDDDSTPWPERLVYRVASPVPVMRPKDYLTDELPCPYFYFALPPKVLTRAKGLKTVRQGNHWAIYDGEAASRQADIAIYHFPVRSVEQFRVNVRQNGEGYVQNTDVSPYAGWHSRRWYRKLIAEGPKAAMSEALPSASQLERERAEGVVVQDLTMRDLLRELHATR